From one Sporanaerobacter acetigenes DSM 13106 genomic stretch:
- the guaD gene encoding guanine deaminase yields the protein MDDNIKIFKGNIIFTPTKDAFKCHNNAYIVVENGKVSGIYDNLEDKLSKEQIIDCSQMLIVPGFVDLHFHAPQFANRGLGLDKELLPWLETYTFPEEKKYEDIHYAEKIYKRLVHEIWKVGTTRIVFFSSIHSESTELLFDLFDKAKIGAYIGKVNMDRNAPDYILEDTEKSLRETENFILKYKDKSDLVKPIVTPRFVPSCTPELLEGLGELALKYNIPVQSHLSENTHEVAWVKELHPESLNYADVYSKYKLFGQTKTVMAHCVYTTDEEIELMAKNHVYAAHCPHSNYNLSSGIMPVRKFLNTNVSVGLATDVSGCHETSIAKVMVSAIQASKIKWLETNREDIALNTSEVFYLGTKGGGSFFGKVGSFEPGYDFDALIIDDSNLGNIENLTLEERLQRFIYIGDDRNIVDRYVKGTKIKEPEVF from the coding sequence ATGGATGATAATATTAAAATCTTTAAAGGCAATATAATCTTTACCCCTACAAAAGATGCTTTTAAGTGTCATAACAATGCCTATATTGTCGTTGAAAACGGAAAGGTAAGTGGAATCTATGACAATTTGGAAGATAAACTATCAAAAGAACAAATTATCGATTGTTCTCAAATGCTCATTGTTCCAGGATTTGTAGATTTACATTTTCATGCTCCCCAATTTGCCAATAGAGGTCTAGGATTAGACAAAGAACTTCTTCCTTGGCTTGAAACTTATACTTTCCCAGAAGAAAAAAAGTATGAAGATATTCACTATGCAGAAAAAATATATAAAAGATTAGTTCATGAAATATGGAAAGTTGGCACTACAAGAATTGTATTCTTCAGTAGTATTCATAGTGAAAGCACAGAACTACTTTTTGATCTATTTGACAAAGCTAAAATAGGAGCTTATATAGGTAAAGTAAATATGGATAGGAATGCTCCAGACTATATACTAGAAGATACGGAAAAATCCTTAAGGGAAACTGAAAATTTTATTTTAAAATATAAAGACAAATCAGATTTAGTGAAACCTATTGTTACACCAAGATTTGTACCTAGTTGTACTCCTGAACTACTAGAAGGATTGGGAGAATTGGCACTAAAATATAATATACCTGTCCAATCCCATTTAAGTGAAAACACCCATGAAGTAGCTTGGGTAAAAGAATTACATCCCGAATCTTTAAATTATGCAGATGTTTATAGCAAATACAAATTATTTGGTCAAACTAAAACTGTAATGGCTCATTGTGTATATACTACAGATGAAGAAATTGAACTCATGGCTAAAAACCATGTTTATGCTGCCCACTGTCCACATTCTAACTACAACCTATCCAGTGGTATAATGCCTGTGAGAAAATTTCTAAATACAAATGTTTCTGTAGGATTAGCTACTGATGTATCTGGTTGTCATGAAACTAGTATAGCCAAAGTCATGGTTTCTGCTATTCAAGCTTCTAAAATAAAATGGCTTGAAACTAATAGAGAAGATATAGCTTTAAATACTAGTGAAGTTTTTTATCTTGGTACTAAAGGTGGAGGAAGTTTCTTTGGAAAAGTAGGAAGTTTTGAACCTGGATATGATTTTGATGCATTGATTATAGATGATTCCAATTTAGGGAATATAGAAAATCTAACTCTTGAAGAAAGATTGCAGAGATTTATATATATTGGTGATGATAGAAATATTGTAGATAGATATGTAAAAGGGACAAAAATCAAAGAACCGGAAGTTTTTTGA
- the hisC gene encoding histidinol-phosphate transaminase, with translation MNISYREELKELSPYKPGKPIDDVKREYGLKEVIKLASNENPLGCSEKAKEAVKAACENLSIYPDGNATLLKEALAKKYNISTDEILPSSGSDEMIDLIAKTFINKGDEIIMADITFPRYIATTKMMGGIPKIVPLKNYTYDLDGMLKAITDKTKLIWLCNPNNPTGTMVSEKDIINFLDKVPENVVVAYDEAYREYVTRKDYPMDSIKFVKTYPNVLTMRTFSKAYGLAGIRVAYTIANKEIIENINKVRGPFNVNSLAQIAAIAALEDKEFLQKCFDVNVEGKKYLYDEFEKMGLFFPPSETNHIFVDVKKNGNEVFMEMQKRGVIIRPMGGTFIRVSIGTMEENKKFVEVLKEVLNN, from the coding sequence ATGAATATATCTTATAGAGAGGAACTTAAGGAACTATCACCTTACAAACCAGGTAAACCTATTGATGACGTAAAAAGAGAATATGGGTTAAAGGAAGTTATTAAACTGGCATCAAATGAAAATCCTCTTGGTTGTTCAGAAAAAGCAAAAGAAGCTGTAAAAGCTGCATGCGAAAATCTATCTATTTATCCTGATGGCAATGCGACTTTGCTTAAAGAAGCATTAGCTAAAAAATATAATATTAGTACTGATGAAATACTGCCAAGTAGCGGCTCTGATGAAATGATTGATTTAATCGCTAAAACATTTATAAACAAAGGCGACGAAATAATAATGGCAGACATTACCTTCCCAAGATATATAGCTACTACAAAAATGATGGGTGGAATTCCTAAAATAGTCCCTCTTAAAAATTATACTTATGATTTAGATGGAATGCTAAAGGCTATAACTGATAAGACAAAACTTATTTGGTTGTGCAATCCAAACAATCCTACAGGAACTATGGTTTCTGAAAAGGACATCATAAACTTCCTTGACAAAGTTCCAGAAAATGTTGTGGTAGCTTATGATGAAGCCTATAGAGAATATGTAACAAGAAAAGATTATCCAATGGATAGTATTAAATTTGTGAAAACGTATCCAAATGTATTGACTATGAGAACCTTTTCCAAGGCTTATGGCCTAGCTGGGATAAGAGTTGCTTACACCATTGCCAATAAAGAAATAATTGAAAACATAAATAAAGTAAGAGGGCCTTTCAATGTAAACTCTCTAGCTCAAATAGCTGCTATTGCAGCATTAGAAGATAAAGAATTTCTTCAAAAATGTTTTGATGTAAATGTAGAAGGTAAAAAATACTTATATGATGAATTTGAAAAAATGGGACTTTTCTTCCCTCCTTCTGAAACTAATCATATATTTGTAGATGTTAAAAAGAATGGAAATGAAGTTTTTATGGAAATGCAGAAAAGAGGAGTTATTATAAGACCTATGGGAGGAACTTTCATCAGAGTTTCCATAGGGACTATGGAAGAAAATAAAAAGTTTGTTGAAGTACTTAAGGAAGTTTTAAACAATTAG
- the fusA gene encoding elongation factor G: MKVYQTDQIRNVALIGHGSSGKTTLTEAVLFATGVTKRQGRVEDGNTVSDFDKEEMARKVSIGASVIPTEWENIKYNFLDTPGYFDFAGEMYGALRASEAAIILVDASAGVEVGTEKAWQYTEKNKIPKMIFLNKMDKENVSFEKVLAQLKENFGDKIVPFTLPIGEAESFKGLVDIVDEVEIPAELADEASSIKEMLTEKVAETDEELMEKYFEGEAFTKEEFEKGLKLAFMNCDLVPLIVGCAEKAIGIEVLLDMIGRFVPAPNEVGANVGYRGEEKIERKVDSKEPFSAIVFKTIVDPFVGKLSVFKVLSGKMTKDQELYNPNKDDSEKLGGLFVLRGKNQIEVSEIVAGDIGATSKLQITQTGDTLCDKGNIIQFEKIEYPEPCLFLAVEPKSKGDEDKIGSSLQRLTEEDPTFVVERNSETKQQLIGGQGNMQLAVIVNKLKNTFGVDVNLTDPKIAYRETIKGTASVQGKHKKQSGGAGQYGDVHMRFEPCEEEFIFDEEIFGGSVPKQYIPAVEKGIRECLDHGVLAGYPVVNIKAVLFDGSYHPVDSNEMAFKIAASLAFKKGIEAAKPVLLEPIMKVEILIPEEYMGDIMGDMNKRRGRILGMEQQEDGSQLVMAEAPMAEMFKYAIDLRSMTQARGSFRMEFARYEEVPSNISEKIIEEAKAEKE; this comes from the coding sequence ATGAAAGTATACCAAACAGATCAAATCAGGAATGTAGCTTTAATAGGACATGGAAGTAGTGGAAAGACAACATTGACAGAAGCAGTTTTGTTTGCTACAGGAGTGACAAAAAGGCAAGGAAGAGTTGAAGATGGAAATACAGTTTCAGATTTTGACAAAGAAGAAATGGCTAGAAAAGTATCTATTGGAGCTTCTGTAATCCCTACTGAGTGGGAAAACATAAAATACAATTTTTTAGATACACCCGGGTATTTTGACTTTGCAGGGGAAATGTACGGAGCATTGCGTGCAAGTGAAGCAGCAATTATATTGGTAGATGCTTCAGCGGGAGTAGAAGTAGGAACTGAAAAAGCTTGGCAATATACAGAAAAAAATAAAATTCCTAAAATGATATTTTTGAACAAAATGGATAAGGAAAACGTTAGTTTTGAAAAAGTATTAGCTCAATTGAAAGAAAATTTTGGAGATAAAATAGTACCTTTTACATTACCAATAGGTGAGGCAGAAAGTTTTAAAGGATTAGTCGATATAGTAGATGAGGTGGAAATTCCAGCAGAACTTGCAGATGAAGCTAGTTCAATAAAGGAAATGCTTACTGAAAAAGTAGCAGAAACAGATGAAGAATTGATGGAAAAGTATTTTGAAGGAGAAGCTTTTACAAAGGAAGAATTTGAAAAAGGATTAAAATTGGCATTTATGAATTGTGATCTTGTTCCATTGATAGTAGGTTGTGCTGAAAAGGCTATAGGTATTGAGGTATTATTAGACATGATTGGAAGATTTGTTCCTGCACCAAATGAAGTTGGAGCAAATGTTGGTTATAGGGGAGAAGAAAAAATAGAGAGAAAGGTTGATTCAAAAGAACCTTTTTCAGCCATTGTATTTAAGACTATTGTCGACCCATTTGTTGGAAAACTTTCTGTATTTAAAGTTCTATCTGGCAAAATGACAAAAGATCAAGAACTATACAATCCTAACAAAGATGATAGTGAAAAACTAGGAGGATTGTTTGTACTTCGAGGTAAAAATCAAATTGAAGTATCTGAAATTGTAGCCGGAGATATTGGTGCTACTTCAAAATTACAAATAACTCAAACTGGAGATACTCTTTGTGATAAGGGAAATATTATACAATTTGAAAAAATTGAGTATCCAGAACCATGCTTGTTTTTAGCAGTGGAACCAAAATCAAAAGGCGATGAAGATAAAATTGGTTCATCCTTGCAGAGACTTACAGAGGAAGACCCTACTTTTGTAGTTGAAAGAAATAGTGAAACTAAGCAGCAATTAATTGGAGGTCAAGGAAACATGCAACTTGCTGTTATTGTGAATAAACTTAAGAATACTTTTGGAGTAGATGTAAACTTGACAGATCCAAAGATTGCTTATAGAGAGACTATCAAAGGAACTGCTAGTGTTCAAGGTAAACACAAGAAACAATCAGGTGGTGCAGGTCAGTATGGAGATGTTCACATGAGATTTGAGCCATGTGAAGAAGAATTTATATTTGACGAAGAAATATTTGGTGGTTCTGTACCAAAACAATATATACCAGCAGTTGAAAAAGGCATTAGAGAGTGTTTAGATCATGGTGTATTGGCAGGATATCCTGTAGTTAATATAAAAGCTGTGTTGTTTGATGGTTCATATCATCCAGTAGATTCAAATGAAATGGCGTTTAAGATAGCTGCATCTCTTGCGTTTAAGAAGGGGATTGAGGCAGCAAAACCTGTTCTTTTAGAACCAATCATGAAAGTAGAAATACTTATACCAGAAGAGTATATGGGTGATATAATGGGGGATATGAACAAACGTAGAGGAAGGATACTTGGAATGGAACAACAAGAAGATGGTTCACAACTTGTTATGGCTGAAGCTCCTATGGCAGAAATGTTCAAGTATGCAATTGACCTTAGAAGTATGACTCAAGCTAGAGGAAGTTTCAGAATGGAATTTGCAAGATATGAAGAAGTCCCATCAAATATAAGTGAGAAAATAATAGAAGAAGCAAAAGCTGAAAAAGAATAA